In the Silene latifolia isolate original U9 population unplaced genomic scaffold, ASM4854445v1 scaffold_164, whole genome shotgun sequence genome, CCCTTGGAACACATAGTTTGTTGCCCTGGAATAGGAAACCTTCCTGTAGTAGATACTTGCTTGCTTGGTTCTTATGCCCTTCAGCCTGAGTAATCCACTCCTCTGAGAAGTCAGGATCTTCCTTATACAATTCTTTCATGAATTCAAACCCAAGAACCTTGTTGGACATAACTGAAAGCAAGGAATGCCTTCTTGACAATGCATCTGCCACCACATTTTTCTTGCCTTCCTTGTATTTGCTGGAAAAAGTAAAGGACTGCAAGAACTCCACCCATTTGGCATGCCTGAAATTTAACTTGTCTTTGGCCATTGATGTACTTCAAGGCTTCATGATCGAGTGTAGTACAAATGGCTTAGGTTTAAGGTAATGATTCCAATGCATCAAGGCTCTGATGATTGCATAGAACTCTTTATCATAGGTGGAATATTTCAGTTTGGCCCCATTTAACTTCTCTTTGAAATATGCCCACGGGCTTCGGCTTTGAATTAGTATCTTTGCTCCAATTCCTACCCCACTAGCATCACATTCCACTTCAAATAGCTGATCAAAATCAGGTAGCT is a window encoding:
- the LOC141638033 gene encoding uncharacterized protein LOC141638033, with product MAKDKLNFRHAKWVEFLQSFTFSSKYKEGKKNVVADALSRRHSLLSVMSNKVLGFEFMKELYKEDPDFSEEWITQAEGHKNQASKYLLQEGFLFQGNKLCVPRGVLQRSLDQGSPLRGNGRALWCPKDLGDITGPILLAKNDG